Genomic window (Papilio machaon chromosome 12, ilPapMach1.1, whole genome shotgun sequence):
TTTTTCTCTTATGAAGTGCCTGACGCACGGCGCAAGGCAAACAAACAACATAGTAAATTGTTCGTTAGCCGTGCTCTGCTCGCTGCAAatggcattttttttttgttagtcAAATATTCGACATGTCTCTGTTTTTAAGCACTATTAGGAGCTTTAAAGTGTCTAATTTGTGAAATTATGGTCCTTatctataaaatgtaaaatatacttgatttcatataacattttgaatttgttaaataacattCTGCTTTCTTTCTGACCTCAAACAAACACTTGACATTACTTTGCTCCAGGTGTACCGATTGTGTGTTCtggtttgtatttttacaacaTCACAAATTCATCAGCAAGAAATTTTAGAGTTATCCTTCATGAAGCGTATTTTGGTTGTATATATGTTGCGAATCAATcacaagttttataaatatagcattGATTAGTCACTATAGCCCATTTCTTAATGCGGTCAGAACAGAGCTGAGTGAGCTGCCACCTGCGCCCAGAGTGAGGGAGTGATACAGAGACATcacattttacatatttgtcTTTGactcgttttttatttattttaatgcaacaACCAAAAGGCGTTAAAAAGCTTGAGTGTGCTTTTTACATATTGTCCAATGTTTTCTATTCcactatagttattttaaaaaatccttCACAATTGAAACGATGCGAGGGCAACGGGTCGCTTTGCGAAGCCAAACAACCGCGAAACCGAGTgcctcttttgtttttaaatgatacaAACAGACAATTGACAGTGATTTTTGATGTTTACTGTAGACATCTTCTATAGAGTTAAGcaaattattcattataatCAGTTGTACTACTCGTAATCACAGTCTACTACAAAACGGTTTTTAATTGGAGactgtttttattagttttgtaTCTTCTACatggaatcaataaaatggaACTCTGTGCATCAGctgattgttattttataataatactagcttttacccgcgactccgtccgcgcggaataaaaaaaatagaaaacgggataaaaattatcctatgtccttttcctggttctaagctacctgcccaccaattttcagtcaaatcgattcagctgttcttgagttataaatagtgtaactaacacaactttcttttatatatatagattaattacatttagaagagaaaaacacatttcttaattaaaaaaatagtaaaaactaaaataaatgtaaattaatagaaaagctatttaaaaaaatatatgttcttgtaaataaaaataaaaattagaaaaaggCAAACTACTCGCGAAGACAATTCTAACGCGATGAGTTTGTGTCATTTCATTACGAAGTTCCTATGGCCATCTTCCAGCTCCATCATAAGATCAGCACCGTGTTATCGTAGTATTGCATTGTCACACGATTTGCAAAttatatgcaaaatttcagctcaATCAGTAACCAGGAAATGgatctaattttatttgcaagatTTGATGACAAACATGGAGACAGgtgaaatgaaacaaaagcTTATGACATTTACATACAAGTATATGTACATGCTTTAAGACTCGGTAATTACTATGGTATTAACTAATTACTTAGTAATTAATTggttttgttacaatattataaaacaactacATAATTAGTTTTCTAAATCACTTGAGTTTTGCTACGATCAACATTTGCGCATTTTCCTCGGTGGAAGAGATTTCTGAACTAACCTGTAGTTGACATGAActtccccccccccccacacCGCTCAGCGATTCAATCAACAGCTCGCATGCAATTTGTCACGAATTCAAAAGGAAACTTTGAGCAAACAGCATCTAGTTAAAACTTCTCGTATTCCGCGCCGCACCcaccgccgcccgccgccgcccgccgccgcccgccgcgccgctcGCCGCCATCCGGGATAAACGATTACATCTTACTACTTACTATATTATGGTTACACAATAGGCCGGTACCTAAGTGAGGCGGTGCCATTGCTATCAGCTCTCACGCGAagctaacacgactttcttttatatgtatagaagATTTActtaactatttataattcgttcatatatttatttacattatcattcatacatacaaacatacacacatataaacaaacataaatccaTACACACACAACTTACATaactaaataacataaatactcAACTAGCACTTACTTGTGTCGTATCGGCAGTGGACACGCATCCACCGACGTCAGCGCCTATTGTATGCGAGGCAGCCATGTGCATACGCAGTACGCAGGCCGGCAAGCCGCCGCACCGCTTccccgcacccgcacccgcaccGCACCAGTCCGGTACCAGCACTCGCACAAGATGCACGCCGCATTGCGCTCCCGATGCTTACCCGCTTACGCATTTTGTTACCGCTTCGCTCGATCTCTGTGACGCTTTTGTATTTCCAAAAATTCTTCGCAATATTCCAACTACTGTGACCTGTATAATTACTGTGCCGCGTGATTTATATACTTCgccttatatatataaatattggtttgctgaattatttgttatttgttgttGATATTTCCACTACATGGAGTCTGCAACAATTCTCAACTCAAGCCGCAGCCCCATAAGTTATTTTTCCCTCaatcgatttaaataaaagtacacTAGTAGAAAAGTTAAgtaaggccggcaacgcatctgcgattcctctggcgttgcagatgtccatgggcgtcggatcaaatagctttcggtccgttgctcgtttgcccccgtctcctataaaaaaaaaaatacgcggCGAATGTAATGAATGGGAAGATGTCTGTGAGTGACGATGTGTCAGTGACTGGCGTCGCACCGGAAGAGTTACAGACCGGGTAGTGTTTGCGCTTCGCATTTGCAATCAACGTTCATATAGAAAGTAAAAACTGTCGCCGCCGTTCAGTCTGCCTACGGCGGGCGGGGGGAAGggcgcggggcgggggcgcggATCTTCTATCTATAGTGTAACGAACAATGTACAATATTTGTGTTTGCTCAACGAATTGTAATTATCAAATGAGAACAGTTATAGCACAGCGCAGTGTAGCAGCAAAAGCTTTTACTATACACATTATATCTTATGTTATGTGGGCTTTTATTCTTTACTATTCTTAATCAGTCAAttcaaggttttataaaatatgtatgttaagAAGCATACAACATACATACTAAGAATATCCGCAGTCCGTCCGCGTCACACACCTGTTTGAACATACATTACCCAAACAATTGGGTGTGAAAAAAGTATACCGTAGTGGATAGTGTATTGTGAACGGTTAactattaaattgataaaacctTTATTACTTAGTAACACAACAAATTTCAAGTAAGTATGATTTGAAACTTGACTTATTGAATGTGAGCAGAGCGAGGGGAAGACCGCGTAGTGGAGTACACGTGCCTCCCTCGCCCAGGTTCTCAAATGTTTCCTTCTACAATTTTTGGAACtacaatatgtaatattacgTCATAAGGTATATATTGCGTCTGCAGATAGCAATGTCACCTTTGCAACGGCACACATAAGGTTTGGCAAAGTAAAAGTCgtgattattttaactatatttttatttttgcaataaacTCAAGTCAAAACGAGGGACGGGACAGTTTatcgaaaaatattacagaatGTACATAACAGTAGAGAAatgagaataaaattaattaatataaaatacaagtgTTTATGATGTATAATATGCATACGCCGCCCCGGGTAGCGCCGAGTCGCGCCGGGTCGCGCCGGGTGAGCCTGACAGAGTACAGCTGTAGCACTCGCTCCTGGGGCAACAATCATTTATGCACAATCTTCCATACTGGACCTGGACTGAATTGCTGTTCGTGATTTCAATATCAAagtattaatatgtttaatatgaaTGTCCATACGTTGACAAACAAATTTCAATGTTTCTATAATTAAATGGATCACAAACGTGTACACTACGACCGTTAAGTAACTTAAAGCTGTACAGGTGGAGGTCGCGGCGCGGACGCGGGGCGCGGGGCACCGGTTCTTCTATAACACGCAAggatttttacataatttacatgATGCTGTGCGATCGTTTCACAGGTTCTTCGACATTTTGGCGCCGCGACCTCACTCTCGATTTCATATACATAAGTCTACAGTTTCGAGTTCGTCGCGACGATTTCACATAAAGCGAGCGTCGAGTGCGGGCGGGGCGCTCCGTCAGACTGTGGTCTCGCGGTCCACGTGGATGTATTCGACGGAGCGCTCCCGCCGTCAGGAGGATGCCGAGGAGGAGGTCCGCGATGCGTCGAACAGCAGTTCGTCCGTGAGACGGCGGCCGGCAGCCAGCGCGGCCAGCGGCCGCTTGTCGCGAGCGCGCGCGCGTCTCACCGCCAGCACGGCCAGTAGTGCTAGCGCCGCCAACGCGCCCGCCGCCAGCGCCGCACCAGCCGCAGCCGGCGCCGCCAGCGCCGCCAGGAGACGCGCGCCCGCGCCGCACGCGCCGCGCTCGTCCCCGCCGCCCGGACAGTCGGCGCGCCCGTCGCACCATAACGCGCCAGGCATGCAGGCGCCCAGGACCTCGCATGGGTGTGCGCAGGCGCTAGTGTTAACGCCCGGCCCCGCGCGCCAAATTTCCATCCAGGCGAACTTGGCGGCCCCTGCCTCGCGAGCCGCCCACACTAGCAGCAGCGccgccccgcgccccccggCCGACGCGCCCGCCCCGCGCGCCCACCACTCCTCCGTGAAGAGCTGCACGGTGCGCCCCTCCTGCTCGCCGGGGCACACCGCCTTTAGTAACCTGACAATATTACAATGTGTTAGAATCGTAGAAGTTTACAATCATATTCTGCTTCTCCTTCCTCCCAAGAAAAAACAGGTAAGCACACCGAAAACTTTAgtcatgtaaatatttttcacctatcaaaaagtaactttaaaaattattcctaCACCTTGCTGTGCCAacgacttcgtccgcatgaaatactgtcttctgatagcatttttataatatgttacaacaaaaaataataaacttataaaacattcacataaacctAACACGTTCCTCACACAAATTTTCGTCCTCTATTCCCTGTTGTTTATTCTATTGTTCTAAGAACGTTATTCACCTGTTGCCTATATTTGGTTTTATGTATACTTTAGACTTTAGatgaatagaaataaaagaaagtatcACAATTTCTCTCAAGGAACTTCAAACTCACCGAGCGGAGTGAGCATCGTACACGAGCACGCGGTTGGCCGTGGCGCAGTGCCCCTCCGCTCCCGCCTCCGCCCCCACTCCCGGGGACAGCTCTTCTCCCCACACGCGCAAGAACACCGACCGGTTGCCGCGCGCCGCCAACAAGAATGGTGTTTCCGCACATTCCGACATCTTGTTCACGCTGCATCAAAAGTTCATACGTCATAACCGACATATTTTAAGCACAGAATGAGAACGccatatgttatttaatgtctCACTTATATGGGTAATCCAGATGTACGGTGCTGCCGGGCGGTGGAAGACGACGGCGCGCGGCGCACGCCGGTGCTACTGTGCGCGCCCACTCGCCCCGGAAGTGCACGTGGCGCTGGTCCTCCGCGGCCAGCAGCTTGCCGGCGACCAGCTCTAGCTCAAGCGCTGGACCCCCCGAGCTGATGGTCACCGGCGCGGTGGAGTTGTCGCACACACACGCCACCGGCACGCGGTACCCCGCCCAAGGCGACTCATATATCCGTAAATGTGGCACCCGATATAAATCATCGTCCTCTACACCGTCGAAAGGAGCATCACTGGGTCGCAATTCTCCCGGCTCCGGCGGGTCCGGTGCGCAGATAAGTTGTCCGGTCACCGAATCGACTCTGGTTGTGCAACGCGGCGACCGACCGAAGGCTGCCGCGTGTAGTCGTAGCTCCACTCGGCCGCCATCCGTCTCCAATCTGTAGAGACATCGCAAGCGTCGAGCGCCCCCGCGCCCGAACCATAGAGCATTACGGGGCGATGCGAAAAGTCCCGGAGCGGTCAGTCGTCTAGAGCATTCTGGCGGCTCGACTCTCAACCCACCCGATTCGGCGAGGGGCAAAGGCGCACCTTCCAGCCGGGCGTCTACGAATTCATAATGTAGAGAAAACGTGAGAGGATGAGTGGCCGTCCCCGGCGCCGAGGTAGCCGCTAGCGTAAGCAGCGGCGCCGCCGACACGTAGCCGTCGGGCGGCGCGCAAGGGCGCGGCGAGCGCGTGGCGTTGGCGAGCGCCGCGCGCGCGCACAGCGCCGGCGCTATGTCACAGTAATGTCCGAGTGACTGAGACCCCGTCTCGCCTTCCCCCCCGCCGTCCCAAATGCGCAGCTCAACGGCACAGCCACCACCCACGCGAGCTCCGCTACCGCGCATCCCGCCAGCCTGCAAGAGCGGCCTAGGAGACGATGCTGGCGTGGGTTCCTCGTCGCGTTCGCTGCTTTCGACCCGCTTCGGTTCGACCAACGAGTATTGTGTGAAGCTTGAAAAGTATATCCAGACGAGGTCTCCTATGAAATAACGTAATAGAATTATTGACCCTTATAATGCACAACTTTACTAAGTCCCGAAAAATTATTCGTCTCACCTGGTCGACCATGAAACGTCCACGTGCAAGTGGTGTTAGGAGGTAGCGTGTGCGTGGGCGCGTGCAGTCGGCCGCGGCGTCCTCGCCCGCCAGCCGATGTCGCGTTCGTTTCTTCTTCCGACGACGAGGCTTTGACGTGGAACTCGCATCGTCTCGCTTCTCTGCCACGAAATTTCAACTTAGAGTATCGAAAAT
Coding sequences:
- the LOC106720733 gene encoding uncharacterized protein LOC106720733, yielding MTSLFPRKEAPSPPYRVPRGESSETGEDITPASPAEFGAAIQSLRAKRTAPGPDGIPGRAWVPAADIFEERIVELFSDCLAQGRFPKMWKNGALVLIKKEGRPTDSPAAYRPIVLLDEAAKVLERLIANRLVHHMTTVGPDLDDNVGGAGCGELSGGMRGAALILAALVALGARGAAGGCGVAEFACRGGPCVRADAYCDGEAQCADGSDEPAGCSVCNRTYYGRAGVAYSVALRGAPRAPFLCHLTFTAGGGAHGDLVQLAFDEFRVGRYEAGALDGCPDGYMQLSELGRPFTGGSWCGAADGAALYYSETATVTVSVKLFRARLGEPFGFRLRYKFLAQRDAIVRFGAVGAPLERGAVAPGTYCTRTYEECHRKRCRLQSPNYPGMYPRNVTCYWSLRQKDIPTCKHAMLSVRQDHSHKMQIKRSISMASLNKTGRAVRAWRECTGERDRLIFYDGASTDDPVLIEYCGGDWLPRVTSRGPEMLVAFHSSPFSAPPRPAAPAAPLRGFELDVDVVFADSDSLDYAREARRCEFHVKASSSEEETNATSAGGRGRRGRLHAPTHTLPPNTTCTWTFHGRPGDLVWIYFSSFTQYSLVEPKRVESSERDEEPTPASSPRPLLQAGGMRGSGARVGGGCAVELRIWDGGGEGETGSQSLGHYCDIAPALCARAALANATRSPRPCAPPDGYVSAAPLLTLAATSAPGTATHPLTFSLHYEFVDARLEGAPLPLAESGGLRVEPPECSRRLTAPGLFASPRNALWFGRGGARRLRCLYRLETDGGRVELRLHAAAFGRSPRCTTRVDSVTGQLICAPDPPEPGELRPSDAPFDGVEDDDLYRVPHLRIYESPWAGYRVPVACVCDNSTAPVTISSGGPALELELVAGKLLAAEDQRHVHFRGEWARTVAPACAARRRLPPPGSTVHLDYPYNVNKMSECAETPFLLAARGNRSVFLRVWGEELSPGVGAEAGAEGHCATANRVLVYDAHSARLLKAVCPGEQEGRTVQLFTEEWWARGAGASAGGRGAALLLVWAAREAGAAKFAWMEIWRAGPGVNTSACAHPCEVLGACMPGALWCDGRADCPGGGDERGACGAGARLLAALAAPAAAGAALAAGALAALALLAVLAVRRARARDKRPLAALAAGRRLTDELLFDASRTSSSASS